The following proteins come from a genomic window of Populus alba chromosome 12, ASM523922v2, whole genome shotgun sequence:
- the LOC118037794 gene encoding receptor-like protein Cf-9 homolog, whose amino-acid sequence MGCSLLSLSQSFSFFLFVFHFHSTISSPLSSNYSSSSSSHLCAHHQSLSLLQFKQSFSINSSASSDYYYCQYPSPKTESWKDGTDCCLWDGVSCDLKTGHVTGLNLSCSMLHGTLHSNNSLFSLHHLQKLDLSFTDFNTSHISSRFGQFSNLTHLNLSGSDLAGQVPSEISQLSKLVSLDLSDNDNLSLEPIFFDKLVRNLTKLRELHLSWVNMSLVVPISLMNLSSSLSSLKLIGCGLQGKLPSSMGKFKHLQYLDLGRNNLTGSIPYDFEQLTELVSLDFSFNNYLNLEPFSFDKLVRNLTKLRELDLSSVNMSLVAPNSLTNLSSSLSYLSLLDCGLQGKFPGNIFHLPNLESLYLSYNEGLTGSFPSSNLSNVLSLLDLSNTIISVHLENDLISNLKSLEYMSLRNCNIIRSDLALLANLTRLVYLDLSSNNLNGEIPSSLGNLVHLSYLILYSNNFMGQVPDSLGNLVNLSYLDLSNNQLGGPLHSQLNNLSNLVGLSLYGNLFNGTIPSFLFALPSLYFLDLHNNNLIGNISELQHYSLIYLDLSNNHLHGTIPSSISKQKNLEALILASNSKLTGEISSSICKLRYLQVLDLSNNSLSGSMPLCLGNFSNMLSVLHLGMNNLQGTIPSTFSKDNILEYLNLNGNELEGKIPPSIITCTMLEVIDLGNNKIEDTFPYFLEALPKLQILVLKSNKLQGFVKGLTAYKSSSKLRIFDISDNNFSGPLPTGYFNSLEAMMASDQNMIYMVTTNYNGYVYSIEMTWKGVEIEFSKIQSTIRVLDLSNNNFTGEIPKVMGKLKGLQQLNLSHNSLTGHIQSSFGNLTNLESLDLSSNLLTGRIPTQLGGLTFLGILNLSHNQLEGPIPSGKQFNTFDASSFEGNLGLCGFQVLKKCYGDATPSLQPSSFNEGDDSTLFEEGFGWKAVTMGYGCGFVFGVATGYVVFRTKKPSWCFRMVEDIWNLKRKKTKKKAVKCGARRN is encoded by the coding sequence ATGGGGTGTTCACTACTGTCCCTCTCTcaatctttctctttctttctgtttgtCTTCCATTTCCATTCTACAATTTCATCTCCACTCTCCTCAAAttactcctcctcctcttcttctcattTGTGTGCTCATCACCaatctctttctctccttcAATTCAAACAATCATTCTCCATTAATAGTTCTGCTTCATCGGACTACTACTATTGTCAATATCCCTCTCCAAAAACAGAGTCATGGAAAGACGGTACAGACTGCTGCTTGTGGGACGGGGTCTCTTGTGACCTGAAAACCGGGCATGTCACTGGACTGAACCTCTCTTGCAGCATGCTTCACGGAACCCTGCATTCTAAtaattctctcttctctctccatcATCTTCAAAAGCTCGACCTCTCTTTCACTGATTTCAACACCTCCCATATTTCTTCTCGATTTGGCCAGTTCTCCAATCTGACGCATCTTAACCTTAGTGGTTCAGATCTTGCAGGCCAAGTTCCATCGGAAATCTCTCAACTCTCCAAATTGGTTTCACTTGATCTCTCTGACAATGACAATCTGAGTCTAGAACCAATTTTTTTTGACAAGCTTGTTCGAAACCTAACCAAGCTTAGAGAACTCCATCTGAGTTGGGTAAACATGTCACTAGTTGTTCCTATTTCCTTGATGAATCTGTCTTCGTCTCTGTCATCACTCAAACTCATTGGCTGTGGATTGCAAGGAAAACTCCCATCCTCAATGGGGAAATTTAAGCACCTGCAGTACTTGGATCTTGGAAGGAACAATCTTACTGGTTCAATTCCATATGATTTTGAGcaactcactgagttggttTCACTTGATTTCTCTTTCAACAACTATTTGAATCTAGAACCATTTTCATTTGACAAGCTTGTTCGAAACCTAACCAAGCTTAGAGAACTCGATTTGAGCTCTGTAAATATGTCTTTGGTTGCACCtaattccttgaccaatctGTCCTCTTCTTTGTCATATCTTTCGCTCCTTGATTGTGGATTGCAGGGAAAGTTTCCGGGTAACATTTTTCACCTACCAAACCTTGAATCACTGTATCTGTCATACAACGAAGGTCTCACTGGCTCTTTTCCTTCGTCTAATTTGAGTAATGTCCTCTCTCTGTTGGATCTTTCTAATACAATAATTTCAGTTCATTTAGAAAATGACTTAATCAGTAATCTAAAGTCATTAGAATATATGTCTCTTCGTAATTGTAACATTATAAGGTCAGATCTAGCCCTGCTTGCTAATCTCACACGGCTTGTTTATTTAGACCTTTCAAGTAACAATTTGAACGGTGAGATCCCATCGTCACTTGGAAACCTTGTACACCTTTCTTACTTGATTCTCTATTCCAATAATTTTATGGGTCAAGTTCCAGATTCTTTGGGTAATCTAGTCAATCTTTCATATTTAgatttatcaaataatcaacTAGGAGGCCCTCTCCATTCTCAATTAAATAACCTTTCAAATCTAGTGGGTCTAAGTTTATATGGTAACTTGTTCAATGGAACAATACCATCCTTTTTGTTTGCTCTTCCTTCTTTGTATTTTCTTGACCTTCATAACAATAATCTCATAGGGAATATAAGTGAACTCCAACACTATTCATTGATTTACCTTGATTTGAGCAATAACCACTTGCATGGAACAATCCCAAGTTCAATTTCCAAACAAAAGAACTTGGAAGCCCTTATTCTTGCGTCCAATAGTAAATTGACAGGTgagatttcttcttctatttgcaAGCTGAGATACCTTCAGGTCCTGGACTTGTCCAACAACAGCTTGAGTGGTTCTATGCCATTATGTTTGGGGAACTTCAGCAACATGCTCTCGGTATTGCATCTAGGCATGAACAATCTTCAAGGCACTATCCCTTCAACATTTTCAAAGGATAATATCTTGGAGTATCTCAACCTCAATGGAAATGAATTAGAAGGGAAAATACCACCGTCTATCATCACCTGCACAATGTTGGAAGTTATTGATCTTGGCAACAATAAGATTGAGGATACATTTCCCTACTTTCTAGAAGCGCTTCCAAAGCTCCAAATTCTTGTCCTAAAATCCAATAAACTCCAAGGTTTTGTGAAGGGTTTGACTGCATATAAGTCCTCCTCTAAATTACGGATTTTTGACATCTCTGACAACAATTTTAGTGGGCCATTGCCAACTGGGTATTTCAATAGTCTTGAAGCAATGATGGCCTCGGATCAGAACATGATTTACATGGTGACAACAAATTACAATGGCTATGTCTATTCCATAGAAATGACATGGAAAGGTGTAGAAATTGAGTTTTCGAAGATCCAAAGTACTATCAGAGTActtgatttgtcaaataacaatttcacCGGAGAGATTCCAAAAGTGATGGGAAAGCTTAAAGGACTCCAACAGCTCAACCTTTCTCATAATTCCCTTACAGGTCATATCCAATCATCATTCGGAAATTTGACCAATTTGGAATCATTAGATCTATCTTCAAATTTGCTTACTGGAAGGATTCCAACGCAACTAGGGGGTCTAACATTTCTTGGAATCCTAAACCTTTCACATAACCAACTCGAGGGGCCCATACCAAGTGGAAAGCAATTCAACACCTTTGATGCAAGCTCATTTGAAGGAAACTTGGGTTTATGTGGATTTCAAGTACTAAAAAAATGCTACGGTGATGCGACTCCATCATTGCAGCCATCAAGCTTTAATGAAGGAGATGATTCAACATTGTTTGAAGAAGgatttggatggaaagctgtGACAATGGGGTATGGATGTGGGTTTGTGTTTGGAGTTGCAACGGGATATGTTGTgtttagaacaaaaaaacctTCATGGTGTTTTAGGATGGTTGAAGATATATGGAATctcaagagaaagaaaacaaagaagaaagctGTCAAATGTGGTGCTAGAAGAAACTAA